The Sandaracinaceae bacterium genome has a segment encoding these proteins:
- the fmt gene encoding methionyl-tRNA formyltransferase, giving the protein MRAIFFGTPQLAVPSLEAVHDVAEIVQVICQPDRPAGRGMKLRPPPVKERALALGLEVTQPKKVRTAEFAASLRALEADVAVVIAYGRILPQAVLDAPRRGCVNVHASLLPKLRGAGPINRAIVEGHAETGVCLMQMDAGMDTGPVITCAATPIGVDENAAELGTRLADMGAELLRAHLAEWVDGSLEVTPQDHDAATLAPLLKKEDGRIDWSLPAQRVHDLVRGMFPWPGAFTTIDGEVLKVHRTRLHDASGQLGAPGQVLSGNGLAGDGLVVACGQGAVAVERLQLQGKKKLDARDFLAGRPIAPGALLGEKTT; this is encoded by the coding sequence ATGCGCGCCATCTTCTTCGGAACTCCGCAGCTCGCCGTGCCGAGCCTCGAGGCCGTGCACGACGTCGCCGAGATCGTGCAGGTGATCTGTCAGCCGGACCGCCCGGCGGGGCGCGGCATGAAGCTCCGGCCGCCGCCCGTGAAGGAGCGCGCGCTCGCGCTGGGGCTCGAGGTGACGCAGCCCAAGAAGGTCCGCACCGCCGAGTTCGCGGCGTCCCTCCGCGCGCTGGAGGCGGACGTGGCGGTGGTGATCGCGTACGGGCGAATCCTGCCCCAGGCGGTGCTCGACGCGCCGCGGCGTGGGTGTGTCAACGTGCACGCCTCGTTGCTGCCGAAGCTGCGCGGCGCCGGCCCGATCAACCGAGCCATCGTCGAGGGGCACGCGGAGACCGGCGTCTGCCTGATGCAGATGGACGCGGGCATGGACACCGGCCCGGTGATCACGTGCGCGGCGACGCCGATCGGAGTCGACGAGAACGCGGCCGAGCTCGGCACGCGGCTCGCCGACATGGGCGCGGAGCTCCTGCGCGCGCATCTCGCGGAGTGGGTCGACGGCTCCCTCGAGGTTACTCCTCAGGACCACGACGCCGCGACCCTCGCCCCGCTGCTGAAGAAGGAAGACGGCCGCATCGACTGGAGCCTGCCCGCCCAGCGCGTGCACGACCTCGTGCGCGGCATGTTCCCCTGGCCGGGCGCGTTCACCACGATCGACGGCGAGGTGCTCAAGGTGCACCGGACGCGTCTGCACGACGCCTCCGGGCAGCTCGGCGCGCCTGGCCAGGTGCTTTCGGGGAACGGGCTCGCCGGAGACGGCCTCGTGGTCGCGTGCGGTCAGGGCGCGGTGGCGGTGGAGCGCCTTCAGCTCCAGGGGAAGAAGAAGCTCGACGCGAGAGATTTCCTGGCCGGCCGGCCCATCGCGCCCGGCGCCTTGCTCGGAGAGAAGACGACGTGA
- the def gene encoding peptide deformylase: protein MAIRTILHYPDKRLREPGQPVTEFGPELEKLVEDMAETMYAAPGVGLAATQIGEPVRLFIIDIATGDDEPSDLRVFVNPEILEKDGVQQWEEGCLSFPGVHEEIERAERVKVRAQDEKGESFELEADGLLAVAIQHENDHLDGKLMIDRLGLIKKRLVHRSMLKRQPEAAE from the coding sequence ATGGCGATCCGTACGATTCTGCACTACCCGGACAAGCGGCTCCGCGAGCCCGGCCAGCCGGTCACCGAGTTCGGACCGGAGCTCGAGAAGCTCGTCGAGGACATGGCCGAGACCATGTACGCCGCGCCCGGCGTCGGCCTCGCGGCCACGCAGATTGGGGAGCCCGTTCGCCTCTTCATCATCGACATCGCGACCGGTGACGACGAGCCCAGCGATCTGCGGGTCTTCGTCAACCCGGAGATCCTCGAGAAGGACGGCGTGCAGCAGTGGGAAGAGGGCTGCCTCTCGTTCCCGGGCGTGCACGAGGAGATCGAGCGCGCCGAGCGCGTGAAGGTCCGCGCGCAGGACGAGAAGGGCGAGTCGTTCGAGCTCGAGGCCGACGGCCTGCTCGCGGTCGCCATCCAGCACGAAAACGACCACCTCGACGGCAAGCTGATGATCGACCGGCTCGGGCTCATCAAGAAGCGCCTCGTGCACCGCTCGATGCTCAAGCGCCAGCCCGAAGCGGCCGAGTAG